The Corallococcus silvisoli genome contains a region encoding:
- a CDS encoding D-alanine--D-alanine ligase: protein MSIGPRGFTPAELKAKRVGVLYGGLSSEREVSLRTGAAVAGALRGLGYDVVDIDVGKDLPARLIAEKVDVAWLALHGRFGEDGCIQGLLEAMFIPYTGSGVMASAVGMDKVYAKEIFVARGIPTPPYRAFATAEAALAEADRLPFPFPVVVKPSREGSSVGVHICKTRGDYTAAVEDAARYAGTLLVEQFIKGREVQGGVLDNEALGVIEVKAAREFYDYEAKYKAGSGTQYLFPAPLPPDLYARVNAVSLAAHQALGCAGGSRSDVIVTDAGDVFLLEINTLPGMTASSLLPKIAAGRGIDFPALCERLLQGASLKA from the coding sequence ATGAGCATCGGTCCCCGAGGCTTCACCCCGGCCGAGTTGAAGGCCAAGCGCGTGGGCGTGCTGTACGGCGGCCTCTCCAGCGAGCGCGAGGTCTCCCTGCGCACCGGCGCCGCGGTGGCGGGCGCGCTCCGGGGCCTGGGCTACGACGTGGTGGACATCGACGTGGGCAAGGACCTGCCCGCGCGCCTCATCGCGGAGAAGGTGGACGTGGCGTGGCTCGCGCTGCACGGCCGCTTCGGTGAGGACGGCTGCATCCAGGGCCTGCTGGAGGCCATGTTCATCCCCTACACCGGCAGCGGCGTGATGGCCTCCGCGGTGGGCATGGACAAGGTGTACGCGAAGGAGATCTTCGTCGCGCGCGGCATCCCCACGCCGCCCTACCGCGCCTTCGCCACGGCGGAGGCCGCGCTCGCGGAGGCGGACCGGCTGCCGTTCCCCTTCCCGGTGGTGGTGAAGCCCAGCCGCGAGGGCAGCAGCGTGGGCGTGCACATCTGCAAGACGCGCGGGGACTACACCGCCGCGGTCGAGGACGCGGCGCGGTACGCGGGCACGCTCCTGGTGGAGCAGTTCATCAAGGGCCGCGAGGTCCAGGGCGGCGTGCTGGACAACGAGGCCCTGGGCGTCATCGAGGTCAAGGCCGCTCGCGAGTTCTACGACTACGAAGCGAAGTACAAGGCGGGCAGCGGCACCCAGTACCTCTTCCCCGCGCCGCTGCCGCCGGACCTGTACGCGCGCGTCAACGCCGTCTCCCTCGCCGCGCACCAGGCCCTGGGGTGCGCGGGCGGGTCGCGCTCGGACGTCATCGTCACGGACGCGGGCGACGTGTTCCTGCTGGAGATCAACACGCTGCCCGGCATGACGGCTTCCAGCCTGTTGCCGAAGATCGCGGCGGGGCGGGGCATCGACTTCCCGGCCCTCTGCGAGCGGCTGTTGCAGGGCGCTTCGCTCAAGGCCTGA
- the murC gene encoding UDP-N-acetylmuramate--L-alanine ligase, which produces MNKSLTHKPGSLFKTRHAAHVHFVGVGGIGMSGIAEVLLNLGYRVSGSDLRESDITRRLAKLGATLYEGHRASNLVHADVVVISSAVRKDNPEVVTARQRKIPVIPRAEMLAELMRLKYAVAVAGSHGKTTTTSMVATVLSAAGLDPTAVVGGKVNVLDSNAKLGKSELMVVEADESDGSFLKLHPSIAVVTNIDPEHMDHYGDLETLQSAFVEFCNRVPFYGLNVLCLDNPNVQALLPRIEKRFVTYGSSHMADYRLEGISLDGFTTTFRAFRREEDLGEFRVRMVGAHNAFNALAVVAIAEEMDIPLETVRSALAEFGGVQRRFTVRGEVGGITVVDDYGHHPTEVMATLSGARRAFGRRVVAAFQPHRYTRTHDLMKEFATAFNDADVLFVTSVYAAGEEPIPGATGDALAEAIRAHGHRDVTFIEKRADVAKALQERVREGDLVLTLGAGDITQVGPDLLNLMGAAKGG; this is translated from the coding sequence ATGAACAAGTCCCTCACCCACAAGCCCGGCAGCCTCTTCAAGACGCGCCACGCGGCGCACGTGCACTTCGTGGGCGTGGGCGGCATCGGCATGAGCGGCATCGCGGAGGTGCTGCTCAACCTGGGCTACCGCGTGTCCGGCTCCGACCTGCGCGAGAGCGACATCACCCGCAGGCTCGCGAAGCTGGGCGCCACGCTCTACGAAGGCCACCGCGCGTCCAACCTGGTGCACGCGGACGTGGTGGTCATCTCCTCCGCGGTGCGCAAGGACAACCCGGAGGTGGTGACGGCGCGCCAGCGCAAGATTCCGGTCATCCCGCGCGCGGAGATGCTCGCGGAGTTGATGCGCCTGAAGTACGCGGTCGCCGTCGCGGGCAGCCACGGCAAGACGACGACCACGTCCATGGTGGCCACGGTGCTGTCGGCGGCGGGCCTGGACCCCACGGCGGTGGTGGGCGGCAAGGTGAACGTGCTCGACTCCAACGCCAAGCTGGGCAAGAGCGAGCTGATGGTGGTGGAGGCGGACGAGTCCGACGGCAGCTTCCTCAAGCTGCACCCGTCCATCGCGGTCGTGACCAACATCGACCCGGAGCACATGGACCACTATGGCGACCTGGAGACGCTCCAGTCCGCCTTCGTGGAGTTCTGCAACCGCGTCCCCTTCTACGGCCTCAACGTGCTGTGCCTGGACAACCCCAACGTCCAGGCGCTGCTGCCGCGCATCGAGAAGCGCTTCGTCACCTACGGCAGCTCGCACATGGCGGACTACCGGCTGGAGGGCATCTCGCTGGATGGCTTCACCACCACCTTCCGCGCCTTCCGCCGCGAGGAGGACCTGGGCGAGTTCCGCGTCCGGATGGTGGGCGCGCACAACGCCTTCAACGCGCTGGCGGTGGTGGCCATCGCGGAGGAGATGGACATCCCGCTGGAGACGGTGCGCTCCGCGCTGGCGGAGTTCGGCGGCGTGCAGCGCCGCTTCACCGTGCGCGGCGAGGTGGGCGGCATCACCGTGGTGGATGACTACGGGCACCACCCCACGGAGGTGATGGCCACGCTGTCGGGCGCGCGCCGCGCCTTCGGCCGCCGCGTGGTGGCCGCCTTCCAGCCGCACCGTTACACGCGCACGCACGACCTGATGAAGGAGTTCGCCACCGCGTTCAACGACGCGGACGTGCTCTTCGTCACCAGCGTCTACGCGGCGGGCGAGGAGCCCATCCCCGGCGCCACCGGCGACGCGCTGGCGGAGGCCATCCGTGCGCACGGCCACCGCGACGTGACGTTCATCGAGAAGCGCGCGGACGTGGCGAAGGCGCTCCAGGAGCGCGTGCGCGAGGGCGACCTGGTGCTGACGCTGGGCGCGGGCGACATCACCCAGGTGGGCCCGGACCTCTTGAACCTGATGGGCGCGGCGAAGGGCGGGTAG
- the murB gene encoding UDP-N-acetylmuramate dehydrogenase: MEAGAVTLLAARVARMPGLDVKPGEPLAPLISVRVGGPAEALVRPRSPDALVDLLRFARDEGVPVTVLGGGANTLVGDGGVPGLTVKLPSDLFPEALDVGADDGRVTLGTGAAIARLVNVMRAQGLVGAEFLAGIPGTLGGAVTMNAGTKNGECFRVVEALEVATADGVGWLTKAQVPYAYRHATLPPGGIVTRVRFHLPKGDVVASKATMDADLGYRKRTQPLSQPNFGSVFTNPPGDHAGRLIELVGLKGHTLGRAQVSTLHANWIVNLGGAAARDVKGLITLMQTRVLEATGVAMHPEVKSIGVFLP, translated from the coding sequence ATGGAGGCGGGCGCTGTCACTCTGCTCGCGGCGCGCGTGGCGCGCATGCCGGGCCTGGACGTCAAGCCGGGGGAGCCCCTGGCGCCACTCATCAGCGTGCGCGTGGGAGGTCCGGCGGAGGCCCTGGTGCGTCCGCGCTCGCCGGACGCGCTGGTGGACCTGCTGCGCTTCGCCCGCGACGAGGGCGTGCCCGTGACGGTGCTGGGCGGCGGCGCCAACACGCTGGTGGGCGACGGCGGCGTGCCGGGGCTCACCGTGAAGCTGCCCTCGGACTTGTTTCCGGAGGCGCTGGACGTGGGCGCGGACGACGGGCGGGTGACGCTGGGCACCGGCGCGGCCATCGCCCGCCTGGTGAACGTGATGCGGGCCCAGGGCCTGGTGGGCGCGGAGTTCCTCGCGGGCATCCCCGGCACCCTGGGCGGCGCCGTCACCATGAACGCGGGCACCAAGAACGGCGAGTGCTTCCGCGTGGTGGAGGCCCTCGAGGTCGCCACCGCGGACGGCGTGGGGTGGTTGACGAAGGCGCAGGTCCCGTACGCCTACCGCCATGCCACGCTGCCCCCCGGAGGGATCGTCACCCGCGTGCGCTTCCACCTGCCCAAGGGCGATGTCGTGGCCAGCAAGGCGACCATGGACGCGGACCTGGGCTACCGCAAGCGCACGCAGCCCTTGAGCCAGCCCAACTTCGGCAGCGTGTTCACCAACCCGCCGGGCGACCACGCCGGGCGGCTGATTGAACTCGTCGGCCTGAAGGGGCACACGCTGGGACGCGCGCAGGTGTCCACCCTGCACGCCAATTGGATCGTCAACCTGGGCGGCGCCGCCGCCCGCGACGTGAAGGGCCTCATCACCCTGATGCAGACGCGGGTGCTGGAGGCCACGGGCGTCGCCATGCACCCCGAAGTCAAGAGCATCGGAGTCTTCCTTCCATGA